Genomic DNA from Carassius auratus strain Wakin unplaced genomic scaffold, ASM336829v1 scaf_tig00214511, whole genome shotgun sequence:
aTTCTGGGGAGCATCTTACCCCAATGGACTAATTGTATcttttcacttcaaaataaaatcaatatttgtcCCCTTCAACATAGCCTAATATAATGACATTGATCACTATATTCCAGAGATTAATCCCAACACTTAACATCGAAAATGTTTCGTCTGACAAATGTTGAGCATAACCATTAATCAAatgcacttaataataataataatggtgatGATAAAATCCTACAATTTGTTCCCAACTACACTCATTGTTCTATTTCTCATGGCATATATCTCTGAACATCCAAAGAGGAGATTTATCATTCTGTTTCAACACACTTTCAAAGAAGATGAAGGACATGTAAGAGGTCAACAGACAGCCCTCACTCatgactcctccccctcttcccCTCACTCCCCACCCCAGCCCAGGACTTCCGACGAAACCGGAAGAAcctttgtttgtgtttgtcaaaatgGCGGCTGGAATGTATCTAGAGCACTATTTGGACAGTAAGGCTATTGTCTTTGTTTCGATTTCCATCCACATTAATAAACGTCTTCTGCGTTCATATTGTCCAGCATGTCTGCACGTTTCACACCCACacactatttacaataaaacgatcGCGTAACGTCACAAAACAGTGCTAATAAAAACGTCAGTACGTCAGACCATTGCATAGATATGAGACCATTGGTCTCTGAAGCTAAAGGGctaactgtaaaatataaacagTGTTTTGATGGTAACGATGGTTTTGTAGTTTTTCTTGGTGGGTGCGGCACTGATAAACGTGACAGAATGTAATATATAAAGTTACtgctattaaaataatcacatatCGTAAATAAAAACACCGCAATGACGTCTCTCAGGATGGAGACTGTTTATTGTCGTGCTGGTTTTCAAATGCCCACAGCCTTATGGGTTTGTTTAATGATACTGTAGATGATGTATATGCCATTTTTTCTCTTTAGGCATAGAAAATCTGCCATTTGAGCTGCAGAGGAACTTCCAGCTGATGCGAGATCTGGACCAGAGGACAGAGGGTGGGTCTTAACTATAGCCCCGCCCCTCAATACAGTAATATAGAAGAATACCGTTAATGACATTTtcacatgtttatatttaatgcCTGGTTGCTTGAGATAGTGAGtgattgtttgtttacatttcttcTTTGTCTAGATCTGAAAGGGCAGATTGATTCTCTGGCTCGTGAATACACAGCCAACGCTCGGACGTTGTCCTCCGAACAGAAGCTCTCACTGTTAAGACAGATCCAGCAGTCTTATGGGAAGTGTAAGGAGTTTGGAGATGACAAGGTCCAGCTTGCCATGCAAACCTATGAGATGGTTAGTGTGAATTTGCATTTACTCCTTGCAAATGACCTTTTATAACTTTtgcaaattgtttttatatattacattttaatataaatgtacactactatttaaaagtgtggggtcagtaagaatttatttgaataagtcaatattttatatatatgactCCATGCATCATTTGTTCTATGCGTTAGGTGGACAAGCATATCCGAAGATTGGATACAGACCTGGCTCGCTTTGAGGCTGACCTCAAAGAGAAACAGATAGAAAGCACCGATTATGACTCTGCCTCCAGCAAGGGCAACAAGAGTAAGCTTCTTATGACTAATAGGGATGTTTTGGCCCATGCATATCTCTTTTGTGGATCTCTATATCTCCACAAAGTCTCTGATGGTCGTATATTGTTGTTTGAAGGTGACCATCGAGGACCCAAGAAGAAGGAGGTGACTCGCACTAGGTCAAAGGTGAAGAACTCTGATGATGACTGCAGCACAAAGAGTAGTCAGAAGAAGGTCAAACTCACACAAGGGTGAGAATCACACGCATTTTCTATTAtaactctttttttattgtaaagtgtcatttTTTAATCGCTTGTGGTGCCAGAATTGCAGTAAAATCTGGTTCATCTTCATGTATTATAAActactactgttaaaaagtttcgatttgtaaataaatttatatttttattcggCATGAATGCATTAAGTTAatcaaaaatgacattcactaaagatttctgtttcacaaaGTTTGTTTTATACAATGTTCTGTtattcagagaatcctgaaaatagaaaaaaaaaatgagcagagctgctttcagcattgataataataagaaatgtttcttgcgaAGCTAATCATATTCAAGTGTAATGATGCTAATaaagcacaggaataaattgcttataaaatatatgaaaatagaaaatagttgttttaaattgttagaatatttcaaaatattactgtttttgttttgtctttgatcaaataaatgcagcctaggtgagcataaaagatttattaaaaaccTCCCACCATGTACATAATTGTTTATGAAGTTGTTCTGAAATACCAGATGGTTAGCTTTTCCCCCTACAGTCCAgactacatatttttttttttacctttgtaaCTGTTTCTGTCAATAAAAGAGGCCAAATGcaccatacaaaaataaatacattccaaAACTGAACTCAATTTGTATAAAACTGTCTTCCAGCTCGGAGTTTTCAGCCCCGGCTGTGAACTTCGGGAACGTGCACCCCTCGGATGTGCTGGACATGCCAGTGGACCCCAACGAGCCCACCTATTGTCTCTGCCACCAGGTTTCATACGGGGAGATGATTGGCTGTGACAATGCAGACGTGAGTCTCTTTTCTCATCCAAAGTCAACAAGCTCACAGCCTCTCATACATTATTGCTGAcatagatatttattttattatttcattaggTTTATTTTCCCTTTACAAGTTCGAATGGAGATGAAATATCTAGTCATAGGCTGCAGCATTATTACAGCCGATTCCTGTATTTTCAGAGCTgtggtaaatgtgtgtgtgtttcacttttGTTTAGTGTTCTATCGAGTGGTTCCACTTTGCCTGTGTGGGTCTGACCACCAAACCCAGAGGGAAATGGTTAGTAGTCATGTGATTTTTGCCCTTGAAACTGATGCAAGTCATTGCTGTCGTGCATCAGTATTGAAACTGAACGAAATTTCAGTCTGGAGTAACTCACTAAATATAGCAACAGTGAATGTGCATGTATTTTTCCAACATTTGCTTTGTTTTCCTTCTACGTCAGGTACTGCCCAAGATGTTCACAGGAGCGGAAGAAGAAATGAACATGCAAAACAAGAGAATTCACAGAGAGGGAGGTAGAGGCAGACACAAGGGCCCTCCATAGACACTAATATAGATCCACTCTCTGCTTAATCTGGTGCTTGTCGTCCTCTTTTCCATCTTCACATCCCTCTCTCAGCCAGACAGTAAGAAGGGATGACGGGTGAAGATGAAGGAGCTGTAGTTATTAATTTATGTGCTCAGTAATGAAGATGACTTTTGTTATGGAGTGTTTTGGTTCTGCATTTTTTAATGTTCTTACATTTTcggattgtttgtttgtttgtatagtCTTTTTTACAACTCATTTTAAACACATGAACTCAGCAGTCAGGGGGCATATCAGGAGATCTCGCAGTTCTTTGTCGCACTTGTGATTTCAGACTGCATCATTTCTGTCAGTACATCCTTCTCAGATGGGATCATTTCCTGCTAATCTCAGTTTTAGCCTTTTAACAGACAAAAAGGGGATCAGGTCCCAGATTAGACTGAAACTGGTCCCTTATCTAACTTATTTTCTCAGTGCGATTTTCTTTAAAGGGCAACAGTTATCAATTTACCTCACCAGATCTGAGACGTTTATTTGACAAAGCAGCAATTACGAGAAAACAGCTGCTCAACGGGGTTATTTAACTTGATTTACACCTACTCAGCCTTTtccagttctctctctctttgtcttacATTCACAAATCCTTCACTTGAAGACCACCTCGTCATTTCAAGTCCATTTCACAACTGTAGATTTCAATGCAGACATGTTTTTGGTGCTTATGGTCACACACTAGTTGGATCGTATGAAATCGGTCATATTCCGGACTGTTGCAAAGCATTAACTCAGCATGTAACATATTCAGTTAAATAGCTTTGACACCTggtcattaatgcatttggtgtttTCTTTTGTAACCTATGAATTAACTCAACGATTGCTGTGCATTCAGCAACAGGGTTCTTTGCAACTGGATTTTGGTGCTTATGAATATATTAAAGATAATGATGTGTATGGTTTAGTTAAGTGCGTGAATTACACAGCATTGCTTACAGTGGTTCTCAGTCATTgtgttgatgtcattaaagcAGTATGATACTTTTTATCAAATGTGTTGATATCAGCTTGTATTTAAGGTtcggttattttaataaaataattacaggtATGTCAGACAATGCAAAACCTGGTGCTACAGTCCTTGTTGCCGGTTCTAAATGATTCTATTGTCTGGTGTAAGATGATGGGTTTGTGTCATGTGTTGTTTTGCCTTTGTCATGTTGCTTCGTGATTGGATTGTTCCAGATATTCTAGAGTACCGTACTAATGTCAGATATTGGGTCTGGTGTCTTCCATCCTGAACGAACAATGCCTGATTCTGAAAGTGTCCTTGTGTCTGTTGGTCATTCTTGGGTTTTTGAATGCTGTTgtctgaaaaaagtatcatgaaCATCGTGTAAAGTATTTCAAGTCATCtgagaattaaaaataataatactatagtATAGTATATGGAAGTCATTTGATAAGCTGAAAAAAGTGGAgagaaaaacattataattaaatatttatatgtaatatataaaatatatataactttcttttttatttacactCATTCAAAAGTTGTTTTTGAAATCTCTTTGGCTAACCAAGTCTgcatgtttgatcaaaaatacattaaaataatatatacagtgaaatgttatgatttaaaataactgttttctattttttctaaATGTCATTGCTATCTATGAAaagcagtttttcttttttgatgctcaagaaatatttatttttgtcaatgttgaaaacagttgtgctgccaaaatattttgtggaaaactTTATACTTTAAGTTCTTAAAGAATGATTCATGAGTCAAAAAACaatttcaaatagaaatattttgcaattttatagatatttttttatcaattgaatACACTTTTGTGGAATAAAAGTAGCACTCtttgcctatttatttatttttattgtataaaatggAATAGGTTCTGAAATATCTATAAAGGCATTGCACAGTAATGTTGAGTCCCCGACCGTGTGATACTGCATTGCAGTTCTCTTACAAACCGCTGGAAGCACTCTATCACTTATACTGTAAGAGGTCCACTTTTTGCATTGATGCTGCCTTTTCCTTTCTATGGACCTGATGCTGCTAAAGCGCCTTCATTgactatattgtaaatattttcaatcGCACATAATGTTGagaaatatatatcaatatatttctaCATTCGGGGAAAAAGGCAGAACGAACAGCTAGAATGCACGGGTGTGGCTGCCTAATTAGTTCTCACTGCTGCCTAGTGACACAGTGACACGGGAATCGCGTTATTATTAACCGCGAACTTTGAAGTTGAGTGTACTGACAACCGCAGCACTTAAACTAGAAATAAATGAATTCAGTGATTTCTGTCTGTAAACAAGTAGTTATGCCATTATATAGTCTTAAGAAAGGTTTGCTTGCTGCATGGATTAGACACGTTGATCTAGGTGTTCTGGACTGTGCATTTCTCTTTTATTGAGCTGTGCATATGAGCCAGATGCCAAGCAGAACATCATTCTATCCTCCATGGGGACTGCCAAGGCTTTGGGCAAAGTCATCTCAGACCTCAGTGAGTTTATGGGCACTTATAACAAATACAGTGTAAATGGAAGCAGTACAATTTAATGGAAGAACTTTCCTCCGAGGAATGTTTATGACTGTGCACTTCACTCATTGACTACTggtcaaactgaatcatttggaattattcaaactttttaatgttttgatagaAATCTCaattgctcaccaaggctacatttaaaaaaatacagtaaagctgTTAAATTGTGACCTATTATTACTAATTAAagtgtctgttttaataaattatcaaatTGAATTGATTCCCTGTGATGGCGAAGCAGAATTTTCagaatgctgatttggtgctcaagaaaaatttattattatcaatgataaaaaaaattgtgctgcttGGTAGTTTTTGCCATTCAAATGTGTGATGTATGAGTTTttgcagcaaggatgcattaaattgatcaaaagtagcaTTAAAGACATTTAGACATAATActtctatttcacataaatgctgttcttctaactttctgttaatcaaagaataatatatatatatatatatatatatatatatatatatatatatatatatatatatatatatatatatatatataatggtttccacaaaatattaagcagctaaaTTAGTTTTCAGCACTGATACTAATAAGAACCAATATTATTAATTGAACACTATAataactgagcagcaaatcagaatgctttctgaaggatcatgtgacatgggGTAGTgattgaaattcagctttgccatcacagaaataacataaattacattttaaatatcttcaaatagaaaacatatacTCTATTGTGAATTACCAGGAGTGTAAACAGATATATCACATCCAGTGACtgcaattcatttatttatttaatttatgtttcccGTATATGGCTATATTTCAAAACATACTATAGTCTAGTAACAGACATTACTGTCTTGTGATCACATTCAGCAAGTCCTGTTCACTGTCCATTAAAGTAATTATACATGTTCAACTCATGGTTGTATGCTTAAATATAATCTGACACTTGGTTTTCTTGGTGCTTCACATGTCAGTGCCTGATGTGTCTGTCATGGAGCTGCCAGTGGACCTGCAAAAGGCTGTAATCATTCCTTCATCTCCCCTCTTGTCATCTCAGCTCATTTTCCACAGCATCTCATTATGAGTAGAGCTAGCTGTGATGAGTCACTGTGGACAGTCTCTCTATCTACTTATTTTGTAGCGTAGAGCACGCAGAACAcaataacttctttttttttttttgtcctaaaaGCAAAAATATGGCTTTTAGCAATTTGTTAGTGGCAATGCTCTTTTATTTGCCGACTGACCCCATTCTACACTAATTAGATGAGTGTGAGGAGGTTAAGAAGGTAAGCTCCATGAAGGCAGTAGCAGACTGAGCATCTGGAGCACAGAGAATTCCCAATGTACCGATCCACCTGGAAactgtgaacacaaaaaaaatatatatatatatagaaaaagacATGTATTACATGTGCTTTCATATTTAAAGGCACATTTGATTTAGTTTGACAAATTATTAATGTGATTTCTTTtttgtgaataatatttttttcagtggtgAAATAGCACTGTAATGTCATGTTAAAGATTCAGATGATAATGAGGGTGAGCTTGCAGTGTCACACAATGAGCTcctctgtgtgcatgtgtctgagtCCTGCTTGTTCTAACATTCAGCACATATAAAGCACTGCGTAAACAGTGTTTGAAGGGTGCTGTATGAATAAAGCTTTACTGTATAGATAATAATTGGGCTTTGGATATATTGTGTTgtaaaattatgactttttaaaacattgattgattaaaatctagATTTCCTATAGCTTTAACCTTGTCACAAACCAAGAGTTTCAGTTTTAAACTATGAAAGTACATTATAAAagaactttttctctcaaatattagTGTACTTTGTTTTACTATAGAAGACAAAAGTTTCAAGAGAGCACAATTAAGATAAAATATGAGACATGAACTTGAAAAATCAAGTTAATTGTATTTGTGAGctgagtatttttattttgtgtcattaCAAATCACAAATTATACAACATTTGTGAATATTACGTAAATAGAAAAATTTGTGAAATAGTATGTTATTCTGTCCGTTTTTTTGTGGTACATAAAATAGTTACTATTAATCTTTTCTACAGGTCCACAGGGCCAAAAGGGGGGtgtgaaaaaaaacacaaatatatacacccacacacactaacatttatttatttatttatttatttatttatttatttattagtgggtgtgtaaatgttttgttatttgagtgcttagaaaagcgccatataaaatgtaaggaattattattattatttattctcatAAATGGGAATTTTCTgccaaaaatatgattttaaaaaggaAATTGAACACTGCTTTGATTTGCTGTAAAAACCTGCAActcctttaatatttttatttagatgtaaaatcattgttttgattttgattatttacaaaaccaataaaatgcctataaaaataaatttgtaaaaatattcagTAACGATTTGTGTCACGCTGCTGTCGCCAAATTACATCCAGTGACGTAAAGGTACACCTTGGCTACCGTAAATGCCATAAATACAAACGCATATTCAAAATACTGATCTCAAAACATTgcacaatataatataatcaaacaCAATCCCTGGCGTTAAATGTGTTGTTTAGTAGCATCGATTAAATTAAACACGTTGAATTGTGCTAAAATAAACAAAGTGCTGCGCTGCGCAAGAGTGAGGCGCTTCTATTAAGCGATCTCGGTATGAAGGAGCCGCAGTTCTCCTTTCATGTTTGTTTCTGCTCTGGAGCTGGAGCTTGGCCGTTCCGCTA
This window encodes:
- the LOC113092193 gene encoding inhibitor of growth protein 4-like, yielding MAAGMYLEHYLDSIENLPFELQRNFQLMRDLDQRTEDLKGQIDSLAREYTANARTLSSEQKLSLLRQIQQSYGKCKEFGDDKVQLAMQTYEMVDKHIRRLDTDLARFEADLKEKQIESTDYDSASSKGNKSDHRGPKKKEVTRTRSKVKNSDDDCSTKSSQKKVKLTQGSEFSAPAVNFGNVHPSDVLDMPVDPNEPTYCLCHQVSYGEMIGCDNADCSIEWFHFACVGLTTKPRGKWYCPRCSQERKKK